The proteins below come from a single Denticeps clupeoides chromosome 15, fDenClu1.1, whole genome shotgun sequence genomic window:
- the LOC114765406 gene encoding pleckstrin homology domain-containing family A member 5-like isoform X14: MLRCSLSLSLSLSLSLSPSPSERECVSRNPGGRHRSGPLLFRSPTARAELTHPNRPENRGRLTVCVCVCVRGRTVHQKCLRFPTSHNERKVTCKHPVSGQPSQDNCIFVVNEHVNCGKLGQPVVNREADHSGPGDGSHPCPTKTTKPAAKAPATEKKERPTSTMSEASNYTGGSNYTGGSDYAAHPGSPAARPSRSSKKVHNFGKRSNSIKRNPNAPVVRSNWLYKQDSTGMKMWKRRWFVLSDMCLFYYKDEKEEGILGSILLPSFRISMLSVDDHISKKYAFKATHPNMRTYYFCTDTAKDMESWMKVMTDAALVHTEPIRRLDKLKTEHHGPQEMNNILNHRALTQPEIQNNERNHEAMRLEDRKQRALLEKPGGHRCVPQKDGDRYAPQRDGDKHALKIDNEHCGLAKDHKKYGLAKEVEKYGLVKDGEKYGLVKDGDKYGLVKEVEKYGLVKDGEKYGLVKDGEKYGLVKDGGKYGLVKDGDKYGLIKDGEKYGLVKDGEKYGLIKDGEKYGLVKDGEKYGLIKDGEKYGLVKDGEKYALVKEGDRHTLKKEGERHSHLTKEREKHAAQKDLERYGERYGFQKDGGTEQPLTKINSIKLQPAQAAAIAAAVSASRQMQAAQQRPPLLNGPGEPAGERSPVDAGVAGGQPPPLTQEPEKNLQRTGSTQQLEQWVRIQRTRGLDDETRSITSYQTLPRNMPSHRAQVAPRYPEGYRTLPRNSGVRPDSISSLSASVYDRALGPSAAEKRRSMRDDTMWQLYEWQQRQAHSRQHAYSTLPSPKQLGSIAERAAGQSIPTSPYHTYSPRRSYSTTPRSEVSSPVFRGDVTIDRRHRAHLAKCGYPPDRRSVPVQSITAQSLQGKTASPEDYRDGAHVYQTEEPDVDAKLSRLCEQDKVVRMQEDKLQQLHREKHTLETALLSASQEIEMSANNPTAVQTVIQQRDVLQSGLLSTCRELSRVNGELERSWREYDRLEAEVMAAKNNLLKQLEALGSPQTEPPSQKHIQIQKDLWRIQDVMEALNKNKPKRSSDPNFHSSKPLSNLHKSEEPVPVPPRPPLPHSYEGGDVPSAAPPLPPTGGSQGHVPRPLQHRTDDRKSGQRNGAQGGPDYRLYKSEPELTTVAEVDESNGEDKTEQAAEKEPSSSKGIPYPVGIVPPRTKSPVMPESSTIASYVTLRKSKKPDPRTQDRPRSAVDQSCLAEGGRTRMSVEEQMERIRRHQQGAALREKRRDQENSLSRSSSFSKDQIPSNPYYTLQTRKREEVVSPDRQELEASLRALEQEMKKRALAQQQATPPTEPQAAVTREEDAASPPPGVEHRNPDLEKQEEEEEGEEDERREEERKRLMCDNSLQTAVMVRVSPEEDDDDDAEEEEVKEAEQDQIISLSFKHSQLVTATTSDT, from the exons CGTGAATTGTGGGAAACTCGGGCAGCCTGTTGTAAACAG GGAGGCCGATCACTCGGGACCCGGGGACGGAAGCCATCCATGTCCTACCAAGACCACCAA GCCGGCGGCGAAAGCACCTGCCACCGAGAAGAAGGAGCGTCCCACCAGCACCATGAGCGAGGCGTCCAACTACACCGGCGGCTCCAACTACACCGGCGGCTCGGACTACGCCGCCCACCCGGGCAGCCCGGCGGCCAGA CCGTCGAGATCTTCCAAAAAGGTTCATAATTTTGGGAAGCGCTCCAACTCCATTAAGAGGAACCCCAATGCGCCGGTGGTGAGGAGCAACTGGCTCTACAAGCAG GACAGCACCGGGATGAAGATGTGGAAGAGGCGGTGGTTCGTCCTCTCCGATATGTGTCTGTTCTACTATAAAG ATGAAAAGGAAGAAGGCATCCTGGGAAGCATCCTCCTGCCAAGCTTCCGCATCTCCATGCTGTCCGTGGACGACCATATCAGCAAAAAATACGCCTTCAAG GCGACGCACCCAAACATGCGGACATATTATTTCTGCACAGACACGGCCAAAGACATGGAGTCCTGGATGAAGGTGATGACGGACGCCGCCCTTGTTCACACTGAGCCAATCAGGAG ACTGGATAAGTTAAAGACGGAGCACCACGGCCCCCAAGAGATGAACAACATATTGAACCACCGGGCCCTGACCCAGCCCGAGATCCAGAACAACGAGCGCAACCACGAGGCCATGCGCCTGGAGGACAGGAAGCAGAGGGCCCTGCTGGAAAAGCCCGGCGGCCATCGGTGTGTGCCGCAGAAGGACGGGGACAGGTACGCGCCCCAGCGAGATGGCGACAAGCACGCCCTCAAAATAGACAACGAGCACTGTGGCCTGGCGAAAGACCACAAGAAGTACGGCCTGGCCAAAGAGGTGGAGAAGTATGGTTTGGTAAAAGACGGGGAGAAATACGGACTTGTAAAGGATGGTGACAAGTATGGGCTGGTTAAAGAGGTGGAGAAGTACGGACTGGTCAAAGATGGGGAGAAATACGGACTTGTAAAGGATGGAGAGAAATACGGACTGGTGAAGGATGGGGGGAAATATGGACTGGTTAAAGATGGAGATAAGTATGGGCTGATAAAGGATGGAGAGAAATACGGACTGGTTAAAGATGGAGAGAAGTATGGGCTGATAAAGGATGGAGAGAAATACGGACTGGTTAAAGATGGAGAGAAGTATGGGCTGATAAAGGATGGAGAGAAATACGGACTGGTTAAAGATGGAGAGAAGTACGCTTTGGTAAAGGAAGGAGATAGACACACCCTgaaaaaagagggggaaagaCATTCCCACTTGACCAAGGAGCGGGAGAAGCACGCTGCACAGAAAGATCTGGAACGTTACGGCGAGCGGTACGGTTTCCAGAAGGACGGCGGCACGGAGCAGCCGCTCACCAAAATCAACAGCATCAAGCTGCAGCCGGCACAGGCGGCCGCCATCGCCGCGGCCGTGTCCGCGTCCCGGCAGATGCAGGCCGCTCAGCAGCGCCCCCCACTGCTCAACGGGCCCGGGGAGCCGGCGGGCGAGCGGAGTCCCGTGGACGCGGGGGTCGCCGGGGGACAGCCGCCGCCTCTCACCCAGGAGCCTGAGAAGAACCTGCAGAGAACCGGCTCCACCCAGCAGCTGGAACAGTGGGTCAGGATCCAGAGGACACGGGGCCTGGACGACGAGACCCGGAG CATCACGTCCTACCAGACTCTGCCCAGAAACATGCCGAGTCACCGGGCACAGGTGGCACCCCGGTACCCGGAAGGGTACCGCACGCTGCCCCGCAACAGTGGCGTGCGGCCGGACAGCATCAGCAGCCTGTCGGCGTCCGTGTACGACCGCGCCCTGGGGCCGTCGGCGGCAGAGAAGCGGCGCTCCATGCGCGACGACACCATGTGGCAGCTGTACGAGTGGCAGCAGCGGCAGGCGCACAGCCGGCAGCACGCCTACAGCACCCTGCCCAGCCCCAAACAGCTGGGCAGCATCGCCGAGCGCGCCGCCGGACAGTCCATCCCCACCTCGCCGTACCACACCTACTCGCCACGCCGCTCCTACAGCACCACCCCCCGCTCCGAGGTGTCCTCGCCCGTCTTCCGCGGGGACGTCACCATCGACCGCCGACATCGGGCCCACCTGGCCAAG TGCGGATACCCGCCCGACCGGAGGTCTGTTCCCGTCCAGAGCATCACCGCGCAGTCCCTGCAGGGCAAGACA GCCAGTCCCGAAGACTACAGAGACGGAGCCCACGTGTACCAAACCGAAGAGCCTGATGTTGAC GCCAAGTTGAGTCGACTGTGTGAGCAGGACAAGGTGGTTCGCATGCAGGAGGACAAACTACAGCAGCTCCACCGAGAAAAG CACACGCTGGAAACCGCCCTGCTGTCCGCCAGCCAGGAGATCGAGATGAGCGCCAACAACCCAACGGCCGTCCAAACCGTAATCCAGCAGAGGGACGTCCTTCAGAGCGGCCTGCTCAGCACCTGCAGAGAGCTGTCCAGAGTCAATGGC GAGCTGGAGCGATCCTGGCGAGAATACGACAGGCTGGAGGCCGAGGTCATGGCGGCCAAGAATAACTTGCTGAAGCAGCTGGAAGCCCTTGGGAGTCCACAG ACCGAACCCCCCAGCCAGAAGCACATCCAGATCCAGAAAGACCTGTGGAGGATCCAGGATGTGATGGAGGCTTTGAACAAGAACAAGCCAAAAAGAAGCAGTGACCCCA ATTTTCACAGCTCAAAACCTTTATCAAATCTTCATAAAAGTGAG GAACCGGTTCCTGTCCCTCCTCGCCCTCCTCTGCCCCACTCGTATGAGGGTGGAGATGTCCCCTCCGCCGCGCCTCCACTGCCCCCTACAGGTGGCAGCCAGGGGCACGTTCCCCGCCCGCTGCAGCACCGGACGGACGACAGGAAGTCGGGCCAGAGGAACGGCGCGCAGGGT GGCCCTGACTACAGGCTGTATAAGAGCGAACCTGAGCTCACAACTGTGGCCGAGGTAGACGAGTCCAATGGCGAGGACAAGACAGAGCAGGCAGCCGAGAAAGAGCCTTCCAGCTCCAAAG GAATCCCCTACCCCGTAGGCATTGTGCCCCCCAGAACAAAGTCGCCAGTCATGCCTGAATCCTCCACAATCGCTTCCTATGTGACGCTAAGGAAGAGTAAAAAGCCTGATCCCAGGACA CAGGACAGGCCCCGTAGCGCCGTGGACCAGTCATGCTTGGCAGAAGGCGGGCGGACGCGGATGAGCGTGGAGGAGCAGATGGAGCGGATCCGGAGGCACCAGCAGGGGGCGGCGCTGCGAGAAAAGAGGAGGGACCAGGAGAACTCGCTGTCCCGTAGCTCCTCGTTCTCCAAGGACCAGATACCTTCAAATCCCTACTACACCCTGCAG ACCCGCAAACGGGAGGAGGTGGTTTCTCCAGACCGGCAGGAACTGGAGGCGTCGCTGAGGGCTCTCGAGCAGGAAATGAAGAAGCGGGCCTTGGCGCAGCAGCAAGCCACACCCCCCACTGAGCCACAGGCTGCAGTCACCCGAgag GAGGACGCGGCGTCTCCGCCGCCGGGTGTCGAGCACCGAAACCCAGACCtggagaagcaggaggaggaggaggagggtgaggaagacgagaggagagaagaggaaagGAAAAGGCTGATGTGTGACAACAG CCTACAGACGGCTGTGATGGTCAGGGTGAGTCCCGAGGAGGATGACGACGACGatgccgaggaggaggaggtgaaggaaGCGGAGCAGGACCAGATCATCAGCCTGTCCTTCAAACACAGCCAGCTGGTGACAG CCACGACCAGTGACACGTGA
- the LOC114765406 gene encoding pleckstrin homology domain-containing family A member 5-like isoform X9 produces the protein MLRCSLSLSLSLSLSLSPSPSERECVSRNPGGRHRSGPLLFRSPTARAELTHPNRPENRGRLTVCVCVCVRGRTVHQKCLRFPTSHNERKVTCKHPVSGQPSQDNCIFVVNEHVNCGKLGQPVVNREADHSGPGDGSHPCPTKTTKPAAKAPATEKKERPTSTMSEASNYTGGSNYTGGSDYAAHPGSPAARPSRSSKKVHNFGKRSNSIKRNPNAPVVRSNWLYKQDSTGMKMWKRRWFVLSDMCLFYYKDEKEEGILGSILLPSFRISMLSVDDHISKKYAFKATHPNMRTYYFCTDTAKDMESWMKVMTDAALVHTEPIRRLDKLKTEHHGPQEMNNILNHRALTQPEIQNNERNHEAMRLEDRKQRALLEKPGGHRCVPQKDGDRYAPQRDGDKHALKIDNEHCGLAKDHKKYGLAKEVEKYGLVKDGEKYGLVKDGDKYGLVKEVEKYGLVKDGEKYGLVKDGEKYGLVKDGGKYGLVKDGDKYGLIKDGEKYGLVKDGEKYGLIKDGEKYGLVKDGEKYGLIKDGEKYGLVKDGEKYALVKEGDRHTLKKEGERHSHLTKEREKHAAQKDLERYGERYGFQKDGGTEQPLTKINSIKLQPAQAAAIAAAVSASRQMQAAQQRPPLLNGPGEPAGERSPVDAGVAGGQPPPLTQEPEKNLQRTGSTQQLEQWVRIQRTRGLDDETRSITSYQTLPRNMPSHRAQVAPRYPEGYRTLPRNSGVRPDSISSLSASVYDRALGPSAAEKRRSMRDDTMWQLYEWQQRQAHSRQHAYSTLPSPKQLGSIAERAAGQSIPTSPYHTYSPRRSYSTTPRSEVSSPVFRGDVTIDRRHRAHLAKCGYPPDRRSVPVQSITAQSLQGKTPEELTLLLIKLRRQQAELNSLREHTLAQLMQLNLDANKPKASPEDYRDGAHVYQTEEPDVDAKLSRLCEQDKVVRMQEDKLQQLHREKHTLETALLSASQEIEMSANNPTAVQTVIQQRDVLQSGLLSTCRELSRVNGELERSWREYDRLEAEVMAAKNNLLKQLEALGSPQTEPPSQKHIQIQKDLWRIQDVMEALNKNKPKRSSDPNFHSSKPLSNLHKSEEPVPVPPRPPLPHSYEGGDVPSAAPPLPPTGGSQGHVPRPLQHRTDDRKSGQRNGAQGGPDYRLYKSEPELTTVAEVDESNGEDKTEQAAEKEPSSSKGIPYPVGIVPPRTKSPVMPESSTIASYVTLRKSKKPDPRTQDRPRSAVDQSCLAEGGRTRMSVEEQMERIRRHQQGAALREKRRDQENSLSRSSSFSKDQIPSNPYYTLQTRKREEVVSPDRQELEASLRALEQEMKKRALAQQQATPPTEPQAAVTREEDAASPPPGVEHRNPDLEKQEEEEEGEEDERREEERKRLMCDNSLQTAVMVRVSPEEDDDDDAEEEEVKEAEQDQIISLSFKHSQLVTATTSDT, from the exons CGTGAATTGTGGGAAACTCGGGCAGCCTGTTGTAAACAG GGAGGCCGATCACTCGGGACCCGGGGACGGAAGCCATCCATGTCCTACCAAGACCACCAA GCCGGCGGCGAAAGCACCTGCCACCGAGAAGAAGGAGCGTCCCACCAGCACCATGAGCGAGGCGTCCAACTACACCGGCGGCTCCAACTACACCGGCGGCTCGGACTACGCCGCCCACCCGGGCAGCCCGGCGGCCAGA CCGTCGAGATCTTCCAAAAAGGTTCATAATTTTGGGAAGCGCTCCAACTCCATTAAGAGGAACCCCAATGCGCCGGTGGTGAGGAGCAACTGGCTCTACAAGCAG GACAGCACCGGGATGAAGATGTGGAAGAGGCGGTGGTTCGTCCTCTCCGATATGTGTCTGTTCTACTATAAAG ATGAAAAGGAAGAAGGCATCCTGGGAAGCATCCTCCTGCCAAGCTTCCGCATCTCCATGCTGTCCGTGGACGACCATATCAGCAAAAAATACGCCTTCAAG GCGACGCACCCAAACATGCGGACATATTATTTCTGCACAGACACGGCCAAAGACATGGAGTCCTGGATGAAGGTGATGACGGACGCCGCCCTTGTTCACACTGAGCCAATCAGGAG ACTGGATAAGTTAAAGACGGAGCACCACGGCCCCCAAGAGATGAACAACATATTGAACCACCGGGCCCTGACCCAGCCCGAGATCCAGAACAACGAGCGCAACCACGAGGCCATGCGCCTGGAGGACAGGAAGCAGAGGGCCCTGCTGGAAAAGCCCGGCGGCCATCGGTGTGTGCCGCAGAAGGACGGGGACAGGTACGCGCCCCAGCGAGATGGCGACAAGCACGCCCTCAAAATAGACAACGAGCACTGTGGCCTGGCGAAAGACCACAAGAAGTACGGCCTGGCCAAAGAGGTGGAGAAGTATGGTTTGGTAAAAGACGGGGAGAAATACGGACTTGTAAAGGATGGTGACAAGTATGGGCTGGTTAAAGAGGTGGAGAAGTACGGACTGGTCAAAGATGGGGAGAAATACGGACTTGTAAAGGATGGAGAGAAATACGGACTGGTGAAGGATGGGGGGAAATATGGACTGGTTAAAGATGGAGATAAGTATGGGCTGATAAAGGATGGAGAGAAATACGGACTGGTTAAAGATGGAGAGAAGTATGGGCTGATAAAGGATGGAGAGAAATACGGACTGGTTAAAGATGGAGAGAAGTATGGGCTGATAAAGGATGGAGAGAAATACGGACTGGTTAAAGATGGAGAGAAGTACGCTTTGGTAAAGGAAGGAGATAGACACACCCTgaaaaaagagggggaaagaCATTCCCACTTGACCAAGGAGCGGGAGAAGCACGCTGCACAGAAAGATCTGGAACGTTACGGCGAGCGGTACGGTTTCCAGAAGGACGGCGGCACGGAGCAGCCGCTCACCAAAATCAACAGCATCAAGCTGCAGCCGGCACAGGCGGCCGCCATCGCCGCGGCCGTGTCCGCGTCCCGGCAGATGCAGGCCGCTCAGCAGCGCCCCCCACTGCTCAACGGGCCCGGGGAGCCGGCGGGCGAGCGGAGTCCCGTGGACGCGGGGGTCGCCGGGGGACAGCCGCCGCCTCTCACCCAGGAGCCTGAGAAGAACCTGCAGAGAACCGGCTCCACCCAGCAGCTGGAACAGTGGGTCAGGATCCAGAGGACACGGGGCCTGGACGACGAGACCCGGAG CATCACGTCCTACCAGACTCTGCCCAGAAACATGCCGAGTCACCGGGCACAGGTGGCACCCCGGTACCCGGAAGGGTACCGCACGCTGCCCCGCAACAGTGGCGTGCGGCCGGACAGCATCAGCAGCCTGTCGGCGTCCGTGTACGACCGCGCCCTGGGGCCGTCGGCGGCAGAGAAGCGGCGCTCCATGCGCGACGACACCATGTGGCAGCTGTACGAGTGGCAGCAGCGGCAGGCGCACAGCCGGCAGCACGCCTACAGCACCCTGCCCAGCCCCAAACAGCTGGGCAGCATCGCCGAGCGCGCCGCCGGACAGTCCATCCCCACCTCGCCGTACCACACCTACTCGCCACGCCGCTCCTACAGCACCACCCCCCGCTCCGAGGTGTCCTCGCCCGTCTTCCGCGGGGACGTCACCATCGACCGCCGACATCGGGCCCACCTGGCCAAG TGCGGATACCCGCCCGACCGGAGGTCTGTTCCCGTCCAGAGCATCACCGCGCAGTCCCTGCAGGGCAAGACA CCGGAGGAGCTGACCCTTCTGCTGATCAAGCTGCGCCGGCAGCAGGCCGAGCTGAACAGCCTCCGGGAGCACACGCTCGCGCAGCTCATGCAGCTCAACCTCGACGCCAACAAGCCAAAG GCCAGTCCCGAAGACTACAGAGACGGAGCCCACGTGTACCAAACCGAAGAGCCTGATGTTGAC GCCAAGTTGAGTCGACTGTGTGAGCAGGACAAGGTGGTTCGCATGCAGGAGGACAAACTACAGCAGCTCCACCGAGAAAAG CACACGCTGGAAACCGCCCTGCTGTCCGCCAGCCAGGAGATCGAGATGAGCGCCAACAACCCAACGGCCGTCCAAACCGTAATCCAGCAGAGGGACGTCCTTCAGAGCGGCCTGCTCAGCACCTGCAGAGAGCTGTCCAGAGTCAATGGC GAGCTGGAGCGATCCTGGCGAGAATACGACAGGCTGGAGGCCGAGGTCATGGCGGCCAAGAATAACTTGCTGAAGCAGCTGGAAGCCCTTGGGAGTCCACAG ACCGAACCCCCCAGCCAGAAGCACATCCAGATCCAGAAAGACCTGTGGAGGATCCAGGATGTGATGGAGGCTTTGAACAAGAACAAGCCAAAAAGAAGCAGTGACCCCA ATTTTCACAGCTCAAAACCTTTATCAAATCTTCATAAAAGTGAG GAACCGGTTCCTGTCCCTCCTCGCCCTCCTCTGCCCCACTCGTATGAGGGTGGAGATGTCCCCTCCGCCGCGCCTCCACTGCCCCCTACAGGTGGCAGCCAGGGGCACGTTCCCCGCCCGCTGCAGCACCGGACGGACGACAGGAAGTCGGGCCAGAGGAACGGCGCGCAGGGT GGCCCTGACTACAGGCTGTATAAGAGCGAACCTGAGCTCACAACTGTGGCCGAGGTAGACGAGTCCAATGGCGAGGACAAGACAGAGCAGGCAGCCGAGAAAGAGCCTTCCAGCTCCAAAG GAATCCCCTACCCCGTAGGCATTGTGCCCCCCAGAACAAAGTCGCCAGTCATGCCTGAATCCTCCACAATCGCTTCCTATGTGACGCTAAGGAAGAGTAAAAAGCCTGATCCCAGGACA CAGGACAGGCCCCGTAGCGCCGTGGACCAGTCATGCTTGGCAGAAGGCGGGCGGACGCGGATGAGCGTGGAGGAGCAGATGGAGCGGATCCGGAGGCACCAGCAGGGGGCGGCGCTGCGAGAAAAGAGGAGGGACCAGGAGAACTCGCTGTCCCGTAGCTCCTCGTTCTCCAAGGACCAGATACCTTCAAATCCCTACTACACCCTGCAG ACCCGCAAACGGGAGGAGGTGGTTTCTCCAGACCGGCAGGAACTGGAGGCGTCGCTGAGGGCTCTCGAGCAGGAAATGAAGAAGCGGGCCTTGGCGCAGCAGCAAGCCACACCCCCCACTGAGCCACAGGCTGCAGTCACCCGAgag GAGGACGCGGCGTCTCCGCCGCCGGGTGTCGAGCACCGAAACCCAGACCtggagaagcaggaggaggaggaggagggtgaggaagacgagaggagagaagaggaaagGAAAAGGCTGATGTGTGACAACAG CCTACAGACGGCTGTGATGGTCAGGGTGAGTCCCGAGGAGGATGACGACGACGatgccgaggaggaggaggtgaaggaaGCGGAGCAGGACCAGATCATCAGCCTGTCCTTCAAACACAGCCAGCTGGTGACAG CCACGACCAGTGACACGTGA